gtggtgggtggAGAGGGACATTGAGTTTACTGTGTTTACAGCCTAAGGTTTTTTTGTAACGTTCACAATTTTTGCTCCTGCTCCTTATTTTACACTTAAACTTTCCTTCAATTGGCTGTGTCGATCTTGGACTAATCTAGAATTAAACAAGCAATATGTTTACAGCTCCGGTTATAATATATGCTTCTCTCTTGTTGACTGTAagttagttacaatcaatctacACACCGGTGAAAATATTTGCTATTAAGGGTATTGTACAATTCTATCCTGTGTTCATACTGTACAGAAACACATTCATTTTGTCTTACGCAGTTACATTCTCACGTATAAATGTTCAAACCCGTAATCGATAAGATAGTGAAATCTACACTAACGAAAAAAAttactgtgcttgttgtaattGTGTAAATGTTATGTTATTGAAAATAACAACATAATATTTGGTCAATCGCCTGatcaatattttatcataacAAATTCAATGAGAAAAATGATACCTGGTAAAAGGAAACACACCCTAGAAAGCGGGACACATCCTAGAGGAGAGTGTAATACCACAAAGACAATATCAATAACGAGTGTGTTCATCGTGTGCGAGACTGCGACAGAGGCTGCGAAGACGTCAGATAATTGAAAACTGCCTGCAGTGTTGGTCGAAACTGAAAGCCTACTTGAACTTGCGTTACTGaatggttctgatcctgttgtAGGCGTCAAACCATCTAATCCCCGACATGTTCTAAGGGTGAAAGTTCTACGAAACACTACAGCAAAATACGTTAACTAGTTAAGTTATTGTAGGATTAGGATAGGATGTATGGACAGCACAAATCCACGCTACTAGTACATGCtgaaggcgctggtattttttccCATGATCATTGGGTACGAGTGCTACTCTGTATTAGACATCGAATAAAATTGTGTCGAATAATATTCAAATTCTGTCAACTGTCAATTCTGTCGGTTTGTGTGATTTGTGTTTTCATTTCTAAACTGCTTGCTCATCATTTCGCATTGTTTGAATACCAAACGTATGCATTCCTATCGGACCAAAATACATGACtgtcaataaatgaaaattACTAGTTGCTTTCCATTACCATCTCATTTCAATGGACATGAACCTACAGTCGTTTAAATATAATGGCTATTAGTATCCTATTCATGTAGTTAGGATCTTGTTATAGAATTATTTTGTCAGTCTTTGTTTTGAAagttgagttagtgagtaaatGGGTTGGGTTTTAAAGTTGTTTTAACCGGTCCACAACCTTTGCTTTATTTAAAGGTAGCCTAAATGGTTAAAGCGTGCGATCGTCACgctgaggacccgggttcgattccccacttgggaacaatgtgtggtgcctatttgtggtgtccctcgccatgatatcgctgttatattgctaaaggcggcgtaaaagcatactTGAGCACTCTTTTTTATAAAGTGTGTTTATAGGTCGACATCAATGATCATTAGAAGTGTGCTTCAAGCATCATAAGCATGGAAATTCTAAGATTCGAACCTACGACAGGCAATTACTTACATAGCAGTTGTACCACCACTCCGTCAACTTCTGTCTTGATTTAAACCGATGGAATACTATCATGAAATCAACGAATTTATATTTGTGGTTCCAAAAAGTCAATTCGTTAAATATCTCTTGTCGACGGCTCTACGGACCTATAAGGCGGAGCTGTATTATTGCTTGAGCCAAACTAGTGGAAACATTGCATTTTCTGGGACACTCGATTCCTTACAAATATAGAATTTATGTCCCGTCACCGCATCGTGCCGATATTGTCAATACCATTTGTCAGAAACATATCGGATTATGTCGTATCAATtgacgacaaacacttcaacctTCTCAAGGAATCGACATGTATACGTTCCCAAAGCCCCCGCCATGACGGTTCGTACTGAGCCAAGCAAGACAGCGGTTGCCAAACTGGACTTTTTGTGTACCCTATAAAACGGAAGTGCTTCCGTTAAACAGTTAAGAGCCATTATGCAAATGAGATTCATTGCATGGCGGTAATTGAAAGACTTGCCACAGACCCGTCGCCAAGGCAATAAATACACAGCCGTAGAATCACATTATCAATCACCAGTGAAAATATCCGCAGAACAATTTCTAATCAGCTACATAAAACAACCAAACGCAATACCATAGCCACACATTCCCATGCATACGATCAGTAAGGACCACCGATTTGGAACGTTTCTGGGACATGGAGACTTGAAACTGTTGTACTATTTTCAGTCTCCGGTATGGATTGTTCCCAACTGACGTAGAGAGCAATCGACTCCGAAGCTGTAAAACTACATATTGGTATCCATTAAATGTGTGGGCAATACTAAGATATAGTGAGCTGGTGCCGTTCAGTGAGAACGTTCTAATTAGAATGTTGGCATCTATTCTCCCATGACAGACCAAATGGGATGGGAGATGCCGATATTTTCCGGATGATGAAGCACGGAAGGATTCCCTTCTAAACTTCATTGCAAATGGTCAGGACTTGATGTCTGTGTTCACAGATGAGCTTCCCGTTTGAAGGCATCACATGCATTGGACTTTGTCTCTTGAATTAATCATAGAATCACTGAGCATAGTAGACGCGCTACGTAGCAGAGAACGCATGAAACCGTGGCAGTGATTGTGACGTCACCTCTCACGGGAATCACAGCAATGGGCACCGacataaacacacttaaatgcAGTCTGACGAAGATTATAAAGAAACTTTGAAGAACCTTGTGGCTTTTTACATTCGTCTTACCAAACACGTTACACGTGACTGTTGAAGTGCTATGGAGACAGATTGACATATGCTTCTGGGAATGGTTTTATCGCGGATGTTTCCTCACCTTTGTGTATAAAGGAGTTACGCGATGGAATTACTGCACCTGTCACAACTGCAGGCATGGTTCGCTGCTGTCATCATTTCTGTAGGATTCCTTACAGGTATGTTATAGATGGATGTAGAAGAGACAGACAAATAGACACTGACAGACGGGTAGATAGACAAGGATAGACTGACAGACGGTAGATAGACAGACAAGAAGAGACTGACAAACGGGTAGACAACCAGACCAGCAGAGACTGACAGATAGATAGAAAAGTAGAAACTGACAGACGGGTAGATAGACAGACAAGCAGAGACTGACAGACGGGTAGATAGACAGACACGCAGAGACTGACAGACGGGTAGATACACAGACAAGCAGAGACTGACAGACGggtagatagacagacaggAAGAGActgacagacaggcagacatgcaGAGACTGACAGACGGGTAGATAGACAGACAAGCAGAGActgacagacaggcagacatgcaGAGACTGACAGACGGGTAGACATGCAGAGACTGACAGACGGGTAGATAGACAGACAAGCAGAGActgacagacaggcagacatgcaGAGACTGACAGACGGGTAGATAGACAGACAAGCCTAGACAGATAGACCAGTAGATGGACAAGAGAACACGGACAGCCgggtagacagacagacaagcagagactgacagacagatagacaagCAGAGACTGACAGACAGGTAGATAGACAGACAAGACGATAGAGTACACAGGCATTTTGACAGAGGCATGTAGACAGATCGTCTCAAAGAGgcacatagacacatatgttCGAAGAAGCAGGTAGACAGTGGCGCTTAATACGTTAGAATGAAAATAAGAAAATCAAACATTTTTATTGCTGTAACGGTAGAAGACTAAAGATGCTAGTGAAGAAATTCCCACGAACACATGCTGAAAACGTTACATTCTGTATCAAGGATTATActgaggatgagtgagtgagtgagtttatttttacaccgcactcagcaatattccagctatatggcggcggattGAGGATGAACGATGGaatcatatttgatatttgaaacTACCAGGTGTCAATTACAAACGAATGTAATATCATAAATGTTAATGTTATTCTTTGCTAATACCATCATTTATATGTATGTGCTGAAACGTCAACGTATTTAATAAAATGCATACGGATAACCAGCTGGGAGTCTACTTAGAAACAGCGTCCATTTGGGCTAAATAGTTAATCACAAAAATCACAAGCCCGCTAAAATCAGTTATCAGTTATGGCCTTAGAGAAAAGCATACACATGTAAGCCAGTTATGGAATAAGAAATACGAGCAGGAGGAAGGATGATAACAGGACCGACTACTACTTTTACTGTGTCACATTGTGATCATGTCGAACATGCATGTTCATTATAAGTGTAAACCTAATGTCTCTAAAACCTCAAAACATGCCGTTATTTAGTGTTCCTGCATTGAAACTTGTTTCATTCAGCATATTGTGCCATGTTATATTTTCTCACACTTGCGCATAATGTACACGTGTGTATATGTAAAACTGTAATCTAtcaaaagaataaaaattcattttaaaGTTCAGGAGAGGTGTATATATAATGATCAGGAGAGGTGTATATTACCATACGTCCAGGGATAGTGTTACTGTGTTGCAAAAGATTTCTGCcagatattattcaaaattaaaaATTTGAAGAGGTAAACAGACTATTTAGACTAATTCATGCGCCCTTAAAAAGCAACTAAACGGTCAATATATACTATGTATGCAACGCCCAAAATGTCTGAACATGAATGGATAGCAAGAAAACATCCATTCCTTCACCCACGAACATCCAAAGATGGCAATGGTGCTGGTAAACGTTTGAACCGGGccattaaatatataaatacattggAGCCAAACCTTGAAATGCGAAATAATTCGCCCAAGCAAAGAATACCCCAAGAACGCCAAACTACAAAAAAAAACCTCATTGCTTAACGTTTTATCATAAAGGTCAGTATTTCAGTAGAAGAGTAATACTAAATTAACATGCAATTTCATAACAGAGATGAGTTGATACTCAACTACAAAACAGTAGCACCACGACAACCATACACTGAAGTAGTCAGTAGCCATACTACAAGAAGTAGTAACATTTCAGATATAATGTTACGTCAAACACTAAGTAACATGTCTTTGGGAGGCGTTGTAGTAGTTATACACCTATACATTGATGTCAAACTAGAAGGAGAAGCATCACTGTCATACCTTGGAGCCTAACCACAATACGCTGTTGCAATATGCAGTGCATAAGGTAACGCCCAGTCACCAGGAGGAAGCACAATTGCAGGATCTCCTTGAAGTCCATCCAGAAACGTGACAATTTTGTTCTCAAAACTTCGACGTCCAGCTATCAATATTAACAGAGCTTTGAACATAGTGAAACATTGAAGATGACAAATTTAGTTCTTCCTTTAAAGTTCGGGAAGATATATATTCTAAATCTGACTTAACATGAGGCCATTGTGAAGAGTAATGTCATCAAAAGATATAACCATCTTGGCAAAATATATTCTTCTATCCTTTTGAGACATCTTAGCGTATGTATATGCGTATGGGCATGTGTGAACATCTTCGCAAATGACATTGCGTCCAATGGAGGCCTACCACGACACTGCAATATTTGCATTGATCGGAGGTAAAATCGATATGCAATGATTTGGTAGATGCTTATTTAACTCCATCAACTCAATAACATAATTACAGCAGTAACAGTTGAACGCCTAGTCATCAATTCCTGCAGATACCACAGAACAAAGAAACACCAGCAGTCAATTTCCCCTATGATTAAAATCAATAATTCAAATGTGATTATATCCATTAAACCTCCAAACGTAAATCATCCATTATTGTTGTTTCAATTACGTAATAAGTGTGAAAGACTATACAACACAGGTAAAGTACCTTGCAGATGAGATTTCTATCGAGCGGTCCATAAATGCTCAATGTGTTTGTACAACGAGGGTGACAGTATAACCAGGGCATTGAAACAGCGAAAATCAGTGGCGAGATTAACGTGGTATTGGAAAATCGGTGTGTTATTTTAGCAGGGCAATATTGTTCCATAAACGTGCTATCACAATACCAGGATGACCAGAACATTTAGCACAGTGAAAATCAGTTGAGAAAAACGTGGTACTATAATACCAGcatggcattataaccaggaaCGTTTGTACCGCAGAACTCCAATTTTGGATAAATGTAGCATTATAATACCAGCATGGCATTATGACCAGAACATCTAGCAAAGTGAAAATCAGTTGAGAGATAAACGTGGTATTATATAACCAGGATGGCATTATTATCAGAACATTTAACACAGTGAGAGTTAGTTGTGACATAACAAGTGTTTGCACTGAGACAAACATGGTATCATAACCATGATTCGGGATTACCTCTTCACAAACACCCGGTGTCTTTTATTCACATCATTTCCATCACTAATTTGCTTTCCACGGCGTTCTTGTGGATACGTTTGACACTTAAAATATCTCACTATATACGCTATCACTACTGTGGGGTTTATATTACGTATAATATATTATGTAGGTAATTTGCATTCAAGTGGCTCTAATACCTGATGTCAACCTGATAAAGATTCATATTGCtgcttggtttgttgtttaatgcaatattccagctatatggcagcggtctgtaaataatcgagtctggatcagacaatccggtgatcaacgtcatgagtatcgatctatgcaattggtttacgatgacatgtgtcatagccgcctcttacgacaagcttacgttgctgaagaccaattctaactctgatcttcatagaatattgctgagtatggcgtaaaactaaactcagtcactcattacAATATCGGCTGCAACTTGTTTCAGTTGACGGAGCGACAGTTCCTCCCACCTATCAGTACATCAACAGTCTAACCTGCTATGATTGCTCCGAGAACACCAAGGATGCCAACAACTACTGGGATCCCTTCACGCCCTGCCAgagtaaccttagtgcagtacCACTCAGGCATTGTCACTCTACAGACAAGTACTGTAAGGTGAGTCTCTCTACAGACAAGTACTGTCAGGTGAGTCACTCTACAGACACGTACTGTAAGGTGTGTCACTCTACGGACAAGTACTGTAAGGTGAGTCTCTCTACAGACACGTACTGTCAGGTGTGTCACTCTACGGACAAGTACTGTAAGGTAAGTCTCTCTTCAGACAAGTACTGTAAGGTGAGTCTCTCTACAGACAAGTACTGTCAGGTGAGTCTCTCTACAGACACGTACTGTAAGGTGTGTCACTCTACGGACAAGTACTGTAAGGTAAGTCGTAACTCTGCAAAAAGTGCTGGAAGGTGAGTCGTCAATCCACCAACAAGTACTGCAAGATGAGTCACTCTATAGATAACTATTGTAAGGTGAGTCGTTACTCCACAGGCAAGTTCTAGAAGATGAGTCGTCAATCTACAGACAAGTACTGTAAAGTGAGTCACTCTACCAACAAGTACCGTAAGGTGAGTCATCAATCCACAGACAAGTATTGTAAAGTGAGTCATCACTCCACTGACAAGTACTGTAAGGTGAGTCGTCACTCCACATACAAGTTCTGGAAGAAGAGTCGTCAATCCACAGACAAGTACTGTAAGGTGAGTCACTCTACCAATAAGTCCTGTAAAGTGAGTCCTCAATCCACAGACAAGTGCAGTAAAGTCAGTAGTCACGCTACCGACAAGTACTGTAAGGTGACTCACTCCACAAACAAGTACTGTAAGGTGAGTCAAACTGTCCTACTGCAGATATCTGTAGTTACGGTTAGCAAATCCTTCTCACTACTGTCAAGTGTTAAAAGCAAGTCGTTCCGCTTGAGAGAAGTAGCCCGCTATCAAGTCACGGAATAAGTAATTAAAGGTACGTGACACTGTCACACTTTAGATTAGTACTGTAAGGTGATTCACACTGCCTCACTACATACATGTAATGATCCATAGCCTGCATTCTGAACACTTCTATCAATCAAATAATGCATAGCCTGCATTCTAAACACGTCTAAACTGACAAAGCATTGCTTGTGCATTAATTTAGAATTTTTATAGATTGCATTCAATACACGTCTACCAACATTAAAATGCACAGCTAACATTCTAAACACGTCTATCATGCTAGTAATACATAGCCTTCTTACACGACCACGGAACTAATAAGCAGAATCTGcattaattatatatttttatagattCCATTCTAAACACGTCTATCAACTTTAAGATGCACAGTTTGCATTCTAAACACGTCTATCACGCTAATAATGCGTAGCCTGCATAGTTTGCATTCTAAACACGTCTACATAGCAAATAAAGCAGAGTTTACATTAATCATATGTAGTTTTATAGATTTCATTTGTAAACACGTCTATCAACTTGTAGATGCACAGTTTGCGTTCTAAACACGTCTAAATTGATAAAGCATTGTTTGTGCATTAATTTAGAATCTTTAAAGATTGCATTCTATACGCGTCTACCAGCATTAAAATGTATAGTTAACATTCTAAATACGTTACATATCATGCTAGTAATGCGTAGCCTGCATAGTTTGCGTTCTAAACATGTCTACGGAGCTAATAAAGCAGAGTTTACATTAATTTACATATGTTTATATGCATTCTAAACATGTTTATCAAGAAAAATGTGCATAGATAAAATTTTAAATACGTCTATCAAACTTTGTTAGTTGTTAGCTTCAATTCTAAGGCAGCCCTGAAAAATTAATGGTAAATTTCTGTCTATGCTGCTCTTGATActgaaaacaattgttttcgTGGTATACATGCCACTACGTGCACAGAGACAACGCTGTAAATTTGATCCTATTTAAAACCTGGTAAGTATTTTAAACGGTATACATATGCATTGCATCGGTTCCTTTACAGAAAAAAAGTCTGAAATACGGTcgaataaatgttttgtcattCAATACGTTGTGATTGATTGTTCTGCTATATTCACGGTAATACGTGTTCAATGAGCACATGCAGCGTTGCGTTGACAGGTGGAGATGATTTATTTTGAAACTAAAGCATATCTGATTTCATGAACATAAACCACTGCCAGTGATAGCGTTTCACAAAGAAGGACTTTAAACACTCAAAAACACGTGTAAACAAAGGGGTGAAATTGACGGTAGGCGGACTTTTGAAGTCTAAGCAAATAGATCTATGTAAAAATGAGGTTTGGAATTGGATACGTCAGAATTGATTGAATCATGTTGAATTGTGTCCTAGTaacacatacaaatatattCAGTTTTAAATGGGTgtttgaaatgataattcacaaTTTAATCAGTCTACATTTAACAAGGATTCATAACGTAGCTTTAAGGGTGGAGAGATAGCATAGTGGCTGAAGCGTTCGTGTGTCACTCCTAAGACTCGGGTTTGATTTCTCAAGAATATAATGTGTTGTCGGTGTCTCCCGcggtcatattgctgaaatattgcaaaaggcAATGAAATAtaaaccataatcactcacaTCAACATATAATTGTTATATGGGAGTACATACTGAATCatctgtgtgcatgtgcgtgtgtgcgtgcgcgcgtgtgtgcgagcgtgcgtgcgtgcgtgtgttgtaaccggagacccgggttcgatttgacaaatgggtacaatgggtgaggcccatttctggtggcctcCGTcctgatcttgctggaatattgctaaaagcggcttaaaactaatctAACTCAGTCATTTTTGCAATTGACAAATATGTCAGATATAATTCCCCATGGTGTTGAAATGTAAAGTTTGTTCCAGTGTATGTTCAGGGGAACAAATATCTTGTCTTTGCATTCGTTTCTGACGGATGCCACAGATGGGGCAGGATACGCTTACATTTTAGCAAAATAAACTGTTGTAATAAAAGACAAATAATATGGATGACACCCTCTTGTTTGTTGTCTTGAAGTGGTCATCCATATTTTTTGTCGTTTACTtcaacaccaacttctaaatttCTCCCAAGAATCTGAAAATCCTGGTATCATGACTATTATTGTAATTCATATGATATTAAATTATGATTTAATTATAGTTAATTACGAGCCGTTATTCCCCGTTATGCATAGAAAACCATACAAAGGTTTACAGTTAGTAGAAGTGCCTATATCCTTCGAAAAAGGTTCTTAATGTGTTCTCACAGCTTCACAATGCCCATTATTCTTGCTAATACAGAACTATCCAACTTACTAAAAaaatttaattcatttacaaacaCCCAACAAATCCAAACTGCAAGATTTGTTTTGCAGTTGTGTGTACTTAAACCAATGCAATGCCATTACAGCACACTCGTGTACAGAAAATGAACAGGTTGGTTTTAGAGTATTTTCAGCGTTTGTATAATTGAAAACGTTACGAAAACAAAAGCGTCCCCAGTTTGTTATCTCACAACGAGCTGGACACGATTCCCCACTTATCTTAGTTGTTAAGACTGAATTAGCTGTGGGGCTGGAAGGGGAAGTGTTTATTGACGCTCAGTACGTGGCCATATGTTTGCACCTCCTCATCTTTGGGGTTGGAGGGTGGCGGCTCGGCTTGTGAATACCATTGGTTTAATCACATAGTGTCATGGCAATAACGTTAAACCGCGTGTGGTAATCAGTGCTGGTTTAAATCGCCCACAGCAGGTAACCATGCTGGACTAGCATCTTTGTGTGACTGGCTCATTTCTCATTGGCATAATTGCTTTTCGAATGGTGGCAACTAATCGATATGAAGTTGATCGGCTTTAATGATGATTAAGTAGATAGATTCATGACTGGGTCTATTTTCACGTGTATTGACGTAGAGTGTTCAAATATTAACTCCCTCGCTTGACCTGGCTTGCTTTATTATGTATAGTTACTATTTCATGCGTTTACAACTAATATTTGCTTAAGGACCAGTCACTCTCTGAATATGTAGTTCTACCCGGACTGAAATAGCTTAAAAGACAACATTGTTGTGTTATGGGCTTTCGGACATATATACCGTGTCCCTGTCTTCCACTCGGGAGACGCCCATTCATCGAGACTCTTCGAAACGGTGCTCAGGATTAGCTTAGTTCGATGTACCTTAAGGCGTGAGTTTGAATCCCCAATTTGCCCACCCAGATCATGACCATGTTacttgtgagtgggtgagtgagtgtttacgccgcttttcagCAATGTTTTCAGCAAAGGGTTTCACGCAGTATACCAATgaggggaatggaacccgggtctttggcgtgactaacgaacactttaaccacagggctcTCTATTATGCTTTTAGTTATACATTCTGAAGACAGACCACATATTAACATCCATTTCTTAAATGTAGCTCACCCGCCATAACACACGAGTAATTTGTCACGAAACATTTCCAGACATTGATGGCAGGTTTCTGTTTTGATTTTAATAATGCCATGTTGTCGCCTGAACACAAATATTAGGGACCAAGGTTCAGGATATTCTTTGGGTTGGTTGGGGCGTTGGGGCATTTTATCGAAACCGATTCTGACATGAATGGCATTTACAACAGATGTTTTAGTGGATAAACATTGATCCTTGCAAGATACATTTCACCTATTTAACCTGGTAGCCTCTACAaatgattttatatttgttgaTGGTATATCGTTGAAAACCAATATAGCTCCTAACAAACCTCCTCTGTGTAATGACGTCAAAACGAAACAATAGCTCGCCCTCACAATAAAACAATCGattgttcatatgaaactaatATGGTTTCGGGATCAGGGACGTTGAGTTCTTTATCTTAATAGAATATCAGAATGCCTGGTCTTTTTCATTATCAATAGACGTTACTCCTTCATCCGTAAACACAAGCGGCCTGTTTGCGGCACAAGGGTGGTGTGAGTCAGATTTCAGTCACGGCATGAGATCGCGTATGGCTTGCGTATGTCAAATACGCCCAACTCCAAATTCAAACAATTGATAGCAATCAAACCAGAAGCCCACACATTTGGTAAAATCACAAGAAGAGATGGCATGTGTTATCTTGATTTTGTAAACTTTACTGATTTCCTTACTGATCAAGGTGgcgtacatgtatatattatttgtatttttacagtTTAAATTTGTCTATTGACATCTGTTATCATGAGATTAAGAATGTCAAGATTTAATGTTCTTCTAATCGATATTCAATACAAAATGAATATAATTTACTCTCTGCCTATCCCATCCTAAGCAACAATACGTTTGTTGACAAAATTCAATTCAGTacaaaaatgtagaaaccatgaCTGAATTTGTATGAACTCGAAATAAAATCCTTTGATCGGATGTAAATTTATTGTTGGGAGTGAGGTCCTTGGTAAGGCGCAATGTTTGGCTCAATGGTGTTTTTTACCATTTACTTACCAAATGGTGTTGATTACCTAAGGGTGTTAATTGTCGGTCTATCGACAGAATGTATTACTAGAAACATTATAAATAGCCCTGTGGTTGAAGccattcgttcgtcacgccaatGACCcctgttcaattccccacatgggtacagtatgtgaagccctttCCAGATGTACCAACTGTGATGTTTGCTGAaaaattgctgaaagcggcgtaaactcact
The nucleotide sequence above comes from Haliotis asinina isolate JCU_RB_2024 chromosome 5, JCU_Hal_asi_v2, whole genome shotgun sequence. Encoded proteins:
- the LOC137284188 gene encoding uncharacterized protein, whose product is MELLHLSQLQAWFAAVIISVGFLTVDGATVPPTYQYINSLTCYDCSENTKDANNYWDPFTPCQSNLSAVPLRHCHSTDKYCKVERVTVKGMTISISRDCTAECRYGCRASGYGVTKIRCISCCRENACNTDNVGTRTTLSPTTLAAVMCYFIVNHVVR